A stretch of Nilaparvata lugens isolate BPH chromosome 12, ASM1435652v1, whole genome shotgun sequence DNA encodes these proteins:
- the LOC120353793 gene encoding uncharacterized protein LOC120353793 — MPNKVESFSVETDLDEMCVCISRRADPNRPKADGPISMNLVVNDSCRKGGEEPDAWAGTRGAGVSAMASHYYNYDDEDEDEDLPVFNSLTEKYLNTSRDFEYGIHYDQQTGNYKVGNMSVGFEGSDILVNYPRGTMRYTGTDGLWRLLTQDTIYHGDLQYFTNFDWIIYMEILLRANQQPKPTEVSQYAFDEENELAKDVLACIGCAVTNYMKEKLATALYDALIWFGQKVDEYFGESGEKVKEAAELIYGQIGYLGGRIYDKLQEYWQCNTRWQCGGKPGGTPGGPPGGPPGGPPGGPPGGPPGGPPGGPPGGPPGGPPGGPPGGPPGGPPGGPPGGPPGGPPGGPPGGPPGGPPGGPPCTGRDPKDPYCGQEPGGPPGGPPGGPPGGPPGGPPGGPPGGPPVGPPGGPPGGPPGGPPGVPPGGPPGGPPGGPPGGPPGGPPGGPPGGPPGGPPGGPPGGPPGGPPGGPPGGQGPPGGQGPPGGQGPPGGQGPPGGQGPPGGQGPPGGQGPPGGQGPPGGPSGGTDGIEPGEGSGDKDLFGRLGCVACAYIKDLDELLRRLVSLQKLKLSEKMYCGFTQSCLLFWIMQRIVAALGQKGGGELLVDWAVINKALIAETNLLKKLSTSLPFGFHHMGNPLCSPTPPEKGKRKKGTRHDTACVVHDEKYFTFQQPNAELVQDIRVGMKMLESLFNEDPKFFEKLENLPVCSTTDLNTAFDRGHQYLRSYYS, encoded by the coding sequence AGCCAGACGCATGGGCTGGAACGAGAGGAGCAGGAGTATCAGCCATGGCAAGCCATTActataattatgatgatgaagacgAAGATGAAGATTTGCCAGTATTCAATAGCTTGACCGAAAAATATCTGAACACGAGCAGAGATTTCGAGTATGGAATACACTATGATCAGCAAACAGGGAATTACAAAGTTGGAAACATGTCGGTAGGGTTTGAAGGCAGTGATATTCTCGTAAACTACCCAAGAGGAACCATGAGGTACACGGGAACAGATGGTCTATGGAGACTTTTGACACAAGATACAATCTACCATGGTGACTTGCAGTATTTCACAAACTTTGATTGGATTATTTATATGGAAATTCTGTTGAGGGCAAACCAACAACCAAAGCCTACAGAGGTGTCACAATATGCATttgatgaagaaaatgaactGGCCAAAGATGTACTGGCGTGTATTGGCTGTGCAGTTACCAATTATATGAAGGAGAAGTTGGCGACAGCACTGTACGATGCTCTAATCTGGTTTGGACAAAAAGTGGACGAATATTTTGGGGAATCAGGAGAGAAGGTGAAAGAGGCAGCTGAGCTCATATATGGGCAAATCGGTTACCTCGGTGGACGAATTTATGATAAACTACAGGAATATTGGCAATGTAATACAAGATGGCAATGTGGAGGTAAACCTGGAGGAACACCTGGAGGCCCCCCTGGTGGACCACCCGGAGGCCCACCTGGAGGACCACCTGGAGGCCCCCCTGGTGGACCACCCGGAGGCCCACCTGGAGGCCCCCCTGGTGGACCACCCGGAGGCCCACCCGGAGGACCCCCAGGTGGCCCACCCGGAGGACCCCCAGGTGGCCCACCTGGAGGCCCACCTGGTGGACCACCCGGAGGACCACCTGGAGGCCCACCTGGAGGCCCACCTTGTACTGGAAGAGATCCAAAAGATCCATATTGTGGACAAGAGCCTGGAGGACCTCCCGGAGGCCCACCGGGGGGACCACCAGGAGGCCCACCTGGAGGACCACCAGGAGGACCACCCGGAGGACCCCCAGTAGGCCCACCGGGGGGACCACCTGGAGGCCCTCCGGGGGGACCACCTGGAGTCCCACCGGGGGGACCACCAGGAGGCCCACCGGGGGGACCACCAGGAGGCCCACCGGGGGGACCACCAGGAGGCCCACCGGGAGGACCACCAGGAGGCCCACCGGGAGGACCACCAGGAGGCCCACCGGGAGGACCACCGGGAGGACCTCCTGGAGGACAAGGACCACCTGGAGGACAAGGCCCACCAGGAGGACAAGGCCCACCAGGAGGACAAGGCCCACCAGGAGGACAAGGCCCACCAGGAGGACAAGGCCCACCAGGAGGACAAGGCCCACCAGGAGGACAAGGCCCACCCGGAGGACCATCTGGAGGTACTGATGGTATAGAGCCTGGTGAAGGGTCTGGTGACAAGGATCTTTTCGGTAGGTTGGGCTGTGTGGCTTGTGCTTATATCAAAGATCTGGACGAACTTTTACGTCGACTTGTCAGTCTACAGAAACTGAAATTGTCAGAGAAGATGTACTGCGGCTTCACACAGAGCTGCCTGCTGTTCTGGATCATGCAACGCATTGTGGCCGCCCTGGGCCAGAAGGGTGGAGGCGAGCTACTCGTCGACTGGGCGGTCATCAACAAGGCACTGATTGCCGAAACCAATCTACTCAAGAAACTAAGCACCAGCCTGCCTTTTGGATTCCATCACATGGGCAACCCTCTTTGTAGCCCAACACCCCCTGAGAAGGGCAAGCGGAAAAAGGGCACACGACATGACACAGCTTGTGTGGTCCACGATGAAAAGTATTTCACGTTCCAGCAGCCAAATGCGGAACTGGTGCAAGACATTCGCGTTGGCATGAAGATGCTAGAGTCATTGTTCAATGAGGATCccaaattctttgaaaaattagAGAATCTTCCTGTCTGTTCAACTACGGACCTCAACACAGCCTTTGACCGAGGGCATCAATATCTAAGGAGTTATTACAGTTGA
- the LOC120353794 gene encoding keratin, type I cytoskeletal 9-like, which translates to MPNRIQLIACEDNLDINLLIGKSLGLSNNDAEKHYYNDYETNQPINSERSGGGGYYDDWCTNQGYNNYYEGDISAFNNECGKDIYNYGGGNEGISSYNYGGRVPDKGPYHDVGVSAYCGKEVYNDGGATSYNYGGKVPDKGPYHDVGVSAFCGKEVYNDGGAASYNYGGKVPDKGPYHDVGVSAYCGKEVYNNGGVSSYNYGGKVPDKGPYHDVGVSAYNGGNNYGCDSQGYNYQGGNNNKSISKCNYGDDERSNFWFWYEYDVAPRDNPAMPYNYQGAGNKQISGNNNYNCGQQGYNYEGGNRSITAYNLGFNAKAGLMGGALQQGPQGGRGGGGGGQGGKQGGQRGRRSIAAYNYDC; encoded by the exons ATGCCCAACAGAATTCAGTTGATCGCCTGTGAAGATAATCTTGACATTAATTTGTTAATCGGGAAGAGCTTGGGATTATCAAATAATG ACGCAGAAAAgcattattataatgattatgaGACAAACCAGCCAATAAACTCTGAGCGATCTGGTGGTGGTGGATATTACGATGATTGGTGTACGAACCaaggctacaataattattatgaaggtGATATTTCTGCCTTCAACAATGAATGTGGAAAAGACATATACAATTATGGAGGTGGAAACGAAGGTATTTCATCTTACAATTATGGAGGTAGAGTGCCAGATAAAGGACCATACCATGATGTTGGGGTTTCAGCTTATTGTGGAAAAGAGGTATACAATGATGGAGGGGCTACATCTTACAACTATGGAGGAAAAGTGCCAGATAAAGGGCCATACCACGATGTTGGGGTTTCAGCTTTTTGTGGAAAAGAGGTGTACAATGATGGAGGGGCTGCATCTTACAATTATGGAGGAAAAGTGCCAGATAAAGGGCCATACCACGATGTTGGGGTTTCAGCTTATTGTGGAAAAGAGGTGTACAATAATGGAGGGGTTTCATCCTACAACTATGGAGGAAAAGTGCCAGATAAAGGGCCATACCACGATGTTGGGGTTTCAGCTTATAATGGAGGGAATAACTATGGATGTGACAGTCAGGGATACAATTATCAAGGAGGAAacaataataaaagtatttCAAAATGCAATTATGGTGATGACGAAAGATCCAACTTCTGGTTTTGGTACGAATACGATGTTGCTCCCAGGGATAACCCAGCTATGCCTTACAATTATCAAGGTGCTGGGAATAAACAGATCTCaggaaacaataattataactgTGGACAACAGGGTTACAATTATGAAGGAGGAAACAGAAGTATTACAGCCTATAACCTTGGTTTTAATGCAAAGGCAGGACTTATGGGTGGGGCTCTGCAACAAGGTCCTCAAGGAGgtaggggaggaggaggaggaggacaggGAGGTAAACAAGGAGGtcaaagaggaaggagaagtaTTGCTGCATACAACTATGACTGTTGA
- the LOC111063867 gene encoding uncharacterized protein LOC111063867 produces the protein MSIRVDVDDLETDFQINLSVGSPTSGANDGDVKIESYSTNNTGVCKQKISKKCPEKAKKSCNGAGAISAMSALDTSGYGPVAQKYLPKKGHFEFGIHFDNESKGYKIGKVPMAIQTDDILVKYEEHEVLYRGTVGLWRLLSQDMSYFNEEFYFNDEDWVVYMEILMRTNPADCANDENEACEITPFSYEGGNQGAPHAYQGAHQGAPHSYQGGNQGISAYNYGNNGPPSSCYGGGNQGVNPQNYGDANQGISAYNYGNNGAPTSCYGGGNQGVNPQNYGGANQGISAYNYGNSGAPTSCYGGGNQGVNPQNYGGANQGISAYNYGNNGASSPCYGGGNQGVSAYNYGGGNQGGPSYNYGGCNKGITPYSYQGGNQGYESAYNHGGCNKGAVSYSNGGGNKAVSSCKYGGGNQNISSYNHGGGNQKGYGGCNSQIAAYSYGGGNKGVAPYSYEGGNKGSVSYGGCNKGVVPYSYGGGNKVAAGYNGGYNKGGAPYHGGNAGVTPYQGGNAGITPYSQGGNYGISAFNNRDDDIKIDTFCAKKKINALCAATSLGIKLGGYILTLLLRAIWKVAKAKMGFLGGLVEKAGTALYEGAKGLVGGVGGALYNKVASLIPGAPTKEDLLKYWEWFTCPSCTYLKELDELLRVLCMLQKRGASDACGLTQSSLLYLILARMVATVGKEGGLDKLVDWIKINKALIAECRLIRQLMYNLPWGYHHLKNPICPPIHESIRGRKECAQQIARYDRMREAAEKNVDAIKNGMQVIEELFNEDPNYFEQLDIYISKSISGKDLNTAFRNGIQFLQVYYK, from the exons ATGTCTATAAGAGTTGATGTGGACGATCTTGAAACTGATTTTCAGATCAACTTGTCTGTTGGGAGTCCAACTTCTGGGGCAAATGATGGAG ACGTGAAAATCGAGTCATATTCAACGAACAATACAGGTGTCTGTAAACAAAAAATTAGCAAGAAATGTCCGGAAAAGGCCAAGAAATCATGCAACGGTGCTGGCGCAATATCAGCCATGTCGGCTTTAGACACCTCCGGCTATGGACCAGTAGCCCAGAAGTATCTACCCAAGAAAGGCCATTTTGAGTTCGGAATACACTTTGACAACGAAAGCAAAGGCTACAAAATCGGAAAGGTGCCCATGGCTATTCAAACGGATGACATTCTGGTGAAATATGAGGAGCACGAGGTGTTATACAGGGGAACAGTTGGTCTATGGAGGCTCCTATCTCAGGACATGAGTTATTTCAATGAGGAATTCTACTTCAATGATGAGGACTGGGTGGTTTATATGGAGATTCTGATGAGGACCAACCCTGCAGATTGTGCTAACGATGAGAATGAGGCATGTGAGATCACTCCATTCTCTTATGAAGGTGGAAACCAAGGGGCTCCACACGCTTATCAAGGTGCACACCAAGGGGCTCCACACTCTTATCAAGGTGGAAACCAAGGAATATCAGCATATAACTATGGAAACAATGGACCCCCCTCGTCTTGTTATGGAGGAGGAAATCAAGGAGTCAACCCCCAAAATTATGGTGATGCAAACCAAGGAATATCTGCATATAATTATGGGAATAATGGGGCTCCCACGTCTTGTTATGGAGGGGGTAATCAAGGAGTAAACCCCCAAAATTATGGTGGTGCAAACCAAGGAATATCTGCATATAACTATGGAAACAGTGGGGCTCCCACGTCTTGTTATGGAGGGGGTAATCAAGGAGTCAACCCCCAAAATTATGGTGGTGCAAACCAGGGAATATCTGCATATAATTACGGGAATAATGGAGCCTCATCACCTTGTTATGGAGGTGGAAATCAAGGAGTTTCCGCTTACAATTATGGAGGAGGAAACCAAGGAGGTCCATCATACAACTATGGAGGTTGCAATAAAGGAATAACACCATACTCTTATCAAGGTGGAAACCAAGGATATGAATCTGCATATAATCATGGAGGTTGCAATAAAGGTGCTGTGTCATACTCCAATGGAGGGGGTAATAAAGCAGTTTCTTCGTGTAAATATGGAGGTggaaatcaaaacatttcttcATACAATCATGGAGGTGGTAATCAGAAGGGTTATGGAGGGTGTAATAGTCAAATTGCAGCATACTCTTATGGGGGTGGAAATAAAGGTGTGGCACCATATTCTTATGAAGGAGGAAATAAAGGAAGTGTGTCATATGGAGGCTGTAATAAAGGAGTGGTACCATATTCTTATGGAGGTGGGAATAAAGTAGCTGCAGGATACAATGGGGGTTATAATAAAGGTGGGGCACCATATCATGGTGGCAATGCAGGGGTTACACCATATCAAGGAGGCAATGCAGGAATCACACCATACTCTCAAGGAGGAAATTATGGGATCTCCGCATTCAACAACAGAGACGATGATATCAAAATTGACACTTTCTGtgctaaaaaaaaaattaatgcaTTATGTGCTGCCACGTCTCTTGGTATCAAACTGGGTGGATATATTCTGACTTTGCTACTGCGTGCTATCTGGAAAGTTGCCAAGGCCAAAATGGGCTTTCTTGGAGGTCTGGTGGAGAAAGCAGGCACCGCTTTGTACGAGGGTGCCAAAGGGTTGGTTGGAGGGGTGGGTGGTGCCTTGTATAATAAGGTAGCCAGCCTGATACCAGGCGCTCCAACGAAAGAGGATCTTCTGAAGTACTGGGAGTGGTTCACATGTCCCAGTTGCACCTACCTGAAGGAACTGGACGAGCTATTGAGGGTTTTGTGCATGTTGCAAAAGCGTGGAGCTAGTGACGCGTGTGGACTTACACAAAGCAGTCTCCTCTACTTAATTCTGGCCAGAATGGTGGCAACTGTTGGAAAAGAGGGGGGACTCGACAAACTGGTCGACTGGATCAAAATCAACAAGGCGCTCATCGCCGAGTGTCGTCTAATTCGTCAGTTGATGTACAACCTGCCCTGGGGCTACCACCATCTCAAGAACCCCATCTGTCCCCCGATCCATGAGAGCATAAGGGGCAGGAAGGAGTGTGCCCAACAGATTGCACGATACGATCGCATGAGAGAGGCGGCCGAGAAGAATGTGGATGCCATCAAGAACGGAATGCAGGTCATTGAGGAGTTGTTCAACGAGGACCCCAACTATTTCGAACAGCTGGACATCTATATAAGCAAGAGTATATCGGGGAAAGATCTCAATACCGCTTTCCGTAATGGGATACAGTTTTTGCAAGTTTATTACAAATAG